A region from the Nonlabens sp. YIK11 genome encodes:
- a CDS encoding TrkA C-terminal domain-containing protein: MIAAISLFLIVTLSALITKIASIALVHTGLSAESAKFQARSAYTGAGLSTKETELIMNHPVRRKIVYNLMLIGNAGIVTVMSSLILTFVLPETTASRLYGLLIIVVGLTGLWFAIRSKWVDRGLSKMISSMLRRYTDLQVQDFEAVLHLKNDYKISEANVDSDGWMCNRTLQELNLREEGITILGVYRKGDNYYGSPSGPFKLQAGDVVTIYGKADGIKSLYQRKKDFYAHLEHERAVAREEERRQAEIAMAETEEE, translated from the coding sequence ATGATTGCTGCGATTTCCTTATTTCTTATTGTTACCCTATCTGCTCTCATTACCAAGATTGCGTCCATTGCTCTGGTCCATACAGGGCTATCTGCAGAAAGTGCCAAGTTCCAGGCCAGGTCTGCCTATACCGGTGCTGGATTAAGTACCAAGGAAACAGAACTGATTATGAATCATCCTGTAAGACGTAAGATTGTTTATAATCTGATGCTTATAGGTAATGCAGGTATTGTCACGGTAATGTCCTCTTTGATTCTAACCTTTGTGCTACCTGAAACTACGGCCTCTAGGTTATATGGTTTACTTATTATCGTGGTAGGATTGACGGGTTTATGGTTTGCCATACGCAGCAAATGGGTAGATCGAGGATTGTCCAAAATGATAAGTTCCATGCTGCGACGTTATACTGACCTACAAGTGCAGGATTTTGAAGCGGTGCTACATCTTAAGAATGATTATAAGATTAGCGAGGCAAATGTGGATAGTGATGGGTGGATGTGTAACCGCACTCTCCAAGAGTTGAATTTGCGTGAGGAAGGAATCACTATCCTGGGTGTTTACCGTAAAGGTGACAATTATTACGGGTCACCTTCAGGTCCTTTTAAATTGCAGGCTGGTGATGTAGTTACCATATATGGTAAGGCAGATGGCATCAAGAGTCTCTACCAACGTAAAAAGGATTTTTATGCGCATCTAGAGCACGAACGCGCGGTGGCCAGAGAGGAAGAACGCCGCCAGGCGGAAATCGCTATGGCAGAAACGGAAGAGGAATAA
- a CDS encoding outer membrane beta-barrel protein: MKKLLLFVFVLSTFSVFAQDETEETKKFTFEGSVDAYYRTQLNASDDTPQGVASFAGQTGFAVGMANIIAGYESSNGKVGAVADLVFGPRADEATTLPNVNQLYAYWNVSESTTLTLGRFNTFLGYEVISPVGNFNYSTSYLFASGPFSHVGVKADFALSEDFSAMIAVMNPTDVNDNLTGDYALGGQLGYKGQYLNLYYDSGVVLGFEIDYTGGFDVSDSFFLGINAAYQTNDDAGFYGAALYPQVSLSDSFDLGLRGEYFSLHGGTDDPSVIDLTLTGSYSIENLTIKPELRLDTWSNDEPFIDSDGMFSDNLSSFLIAAIYKF; encoded by the coding sequence ATGAAAAAATTACTACTCTTCGTATTTGTGTTATCAACTTTCAGTGTTTTTGCACAAGATGAAACTGAAGAAACCAAGAAATTCACTTTTGAAGGTAGCGTTGATGCCTATTACCGTACACAACTTAATGCTAGTGATGACACACCGCAAGGCGTAGCATCTTTTGCAGGACAAACGGGTTTTGCGGTAGGTATGGCAAATATTATTGCTGGCTATGAAAGTTCTAATGGTAAAGTAGGAGCGGTGGCAGATTTAGTTTTTGGACCTAGAGCAGATGAAGCTACTACCTTACCTAATGTAAATCAGCTATACGCATACTGGAATGTTTCAGAATCTACAACTCTAACATTGGGTAGATTCAATACTTTTTTGGGATACGAGGTTATCTCACCAGTAGGAAATTTTAACTACAGTACTTCTTACCTGTTTGCGAGTGGACCATTTTCCCATGTAGGTGTAAAGGCAGACTTTGCGCTTTCTGAAGATTTTAGCGCGATGATCGCGGTTATGAATCCGACAGATGTCAATGATAACTTGACTGGAGATTATGCACTAGGCGGTCAATTAGGTTACAAAGGTCAATATCTAAATCTTTACTATGACTCTGGAGTTGTTTTAGGATTTGAAATAGACTACACCGGTGGTTTTGATGTTTCAGACAGCTTTTTTCTAGGAATCAATGCTGCTTATCAAACTAATGATGACGCTGGTTTCTACGGTGCTGCACTCTACCCACAAGTTTCTTTATCAGATAGCTTTGATTTAGGATTGAGAGGTGAGTACTTCTCTTTACATGGCGGTACAGATGATCCTAGCGTGATCGATCTAACACTTACCGGTAGCTATTCCATTGAAAACTTGACTATAAAACCAGAACTACGTCTTGATACGTGGTCTAATGATGAGCCGTTCATTGATTCTGACGGGATGTTTTCAGACAACCTTTCTTCCTTCCTAATCGCGGCCATCTATAAATTTTAA
- a CDS encoding P-II family nitrogen regulator encodes MKKIEAIIRKSKFSAVKKALHEVDVNFFSYWDVTGLGNEKKGSVYRGVSYSTSDIQRRYLSIVVTDEFEEKTINAIIASAKTGDVGDGKIFVSHVEESYRIRTGEKGAATLK; translated from the coding sequence ATGAAAAAAATCGAAGCAATTATCAGAAAGTCAAAATTTTCTGCCGTTAAGAAAGCCCTACATGAAGTTGATGTGAATTTCTTCTCCTATTGGGATGTTACCGGATTGGGAAATGAAAAGAAAGGGTCTGTCTATCGTGGTGTCTCTTACAGCACTAGTGATATACAGCGCAGATATCTTTCCATTGTCGTGACTGATGAATTTGAAGAGAAAACCATCAATGCGATTATAGCATCTGCAAAAACTGGCGATGTAGGTGATGGGAAAATCTTTGTTTCCCATGTAGAGGAGAGCTATAGGATTCGTACTGGTGAAAAAGGCGCTGCTACACTCAAATAG
- a CDS encoding ammonium transporter produces MNQIQQESLDAAIASVNGDLSAMWIMLCAILVFFMQAGFTLVEVGFTRAKNAGNIIMKNVMDLAIGSIMFLCVGYAFMYGDEVVAGGFMRLSSAEQGYFFFHATDWYNLFFQTVFCATAATIVSGAVAGRTKFSTYLIFSALLTTFIYPISGSWYWPFDDDAWLNTLGFIDFAGSSVVHAVGGGAALVAAKLVGPRIGKYVDGKVNVIPGHNMLYGALGVFILWLGWFGFNGGSQLAWGGDDTIAAGSVIINTNVAAAIGAISAMFFTWVRYGRPDISMTLNGGLAGLVGITAGCGAVDAFGALCIGLICGIMVVVSIEFLDKKLRIDDPVGAISVHGTCGFLGTVLVGVFALEGGLISGGGFKLLGIQALGSLSYIGWAMLTTFIILFILKKTIGLRVTAKQEEDGLDMHEHGITVYGEE; encoded by the coding sequence ATGAATCAAATTCAACAAGAAAGTTTAGATGCGGCAATAGCAAGTGTCAATGGTGACTTGAGCGCCATGTGGATCATGCTGTGCGCCATCCTTGTATTTTTTATGCAGGCTGGATTTACGCTCGTAGAAGTAGGATTTACCAGAGCCAAAAATGCAGGAAACATCATTATGAAAAACGTCATGGACCTAGCGATAGGATCCATAATGTTTCTATGTGTAGGATACGCATTTATGTACGGTGATGAGGTAGTAGCTGGAGGCTTTATGAGATTAAGTTCTGCAGAGCAGGGTTACTTCTTCTTCCACGCTACAGACTGGTACAACCTGTTTTTCCAGACCGTGTTTTGTGCTACGGCAGCAACCATCGTTTCTGGAGCAGTTGCTGGTAGAACAAAGTTCTCCACTTATCTCATATTCTCTGCGCTTTTGACCACTTTCATTTATCCTATATCAGGAAGCTGGTATTGGCCATTTGATGATGATGCCTGGTTAAATACTTTAGGTTTCATTGATTTTGCAGGTTCATCAGTCGTGCATGCTGTTGGTGGTGGTGCGGCTTTGGTAGCGGCCAAATTGGTTGGCCCTAGAATCGGGAAATATGTAGATGGCAAGGTAAACGTCATTCCAGGACATAATATGCTTTATGGAGCATTGGGTGTATTTATCCTTTGGTTGGGATGGTTTGGATTTAATGGTGGTTCGCAACTCGCTTGGGGTGGCGACGATACCATTGCTGCAGGTAGTGTAATTATCAATACCAATGTTGCAGCTGCCATAGGTGCCATAAGTGCCATGTTTTTTACTTGGGTGCGTTACGGCCGTCCAGACATTTCAATGACACTTAATGGTGGTCTTGCAGGATTGGTAGGAATTACCGCTGGCTGTGGTGCTGTAGATGCCTTCGGTGCGTTATGTATAGGTCTTATATGTGGCATCATGGTAGTTGTTTCCATAGAATTCCTGGACAAGAAGCTAAGAATAGACGATCCAGTAGGAGCGATATCAGTTCATGGAACCTGTGGTTTCCTGGGAACCGTACTTGTTGGAGTATTTGCACTGGAAGGTGGTCTTATATCTGGCGGTGGTTTCAAACTTTTGGGCATCCAGGCGTTAGGTTCACTTTCCTATATAGGATGGGCCATGTTGACTACATTTATCATTTTGTTCATCCTTAAAAAGACCATTGGTTTGCGTGTTACTGCAAAACAAGAAGAAGATGGTCTTGATATGCATGAACATGGTATAACCGTTTATGGAGAAGAATAA
- a CDS encoding DUF2891 domain-containing protein: MKQLLLAFVLILAGCQQKENEVPTQEADSSTNLDSIPTPQLTLEQANNLALLPLHCVDQEYPNKMGHVTAAPEDQKRPTVQHPVFYGCFDWHSAVHGHWSAVALLKQFPELDNASELLQKLTSNITAANVAVEIDYLNTENNQTFERTYGWAWLLKLQQELDTWNTSEGKQMAAALQPLTVLVAQRYVEYLPKLNYAIRVGEHSNTAFGMAFAWDYAVHAKNEALKQAIESKAMEFYSNDQNCPINWEPSGYDFLSPCLEEVDIMRRVLPASDFHEWLAQFLPGIENGKLDLELGEVSDRTDGKLVHIDGLNLSRAWVLYGLANQYHQYDNLIEIADEHITYTLPNLVADDYEGGHWLGSFAIYALQKAGKN, translated from the coding sequence GTGAAACAACTCCTACTTGCATTTGTATTAATTCTTGCTGGATGCCAGCAAAAAGAGAATGAGGTTCCTACTCAGGAAGCGGATAGCTCTACTAACCTCGATAGCATTCCAACACCGCAACTCACATTAGAACAGGCTAATAATCTAGCATTACTGCCACTACATTGTGTTGATCAGGAATATCCCAATAAAATGGGACATGTCACGGCTGCGCCAGAAGATCAAAAAAGACCAACGGTACAGCACCCGGTATTTTACGGCTGTTTTGACTGGCATAGCGCGGTGCATGGACACTGGAGTGCTGTGGCGCTACTCAAACAGTTTCCAGAGTTGGATAATGCAAGCGAGCTCCTTCAAAAGCTCACTTCCAACATCACTGCGGCAAATGTAGCGGTAGAAATAGATTACCTCAATACCGAAAACAACCAAACCTTTGAACGCACCTATGGATGGGCGTGGCTGCTTAAACTGCAACAGGAGCTAGACACCTGGAACACCTCTGAGGGAAAACAAATGGCGGCAGCGCTACAACCATTGACAGTTCTTGTTGCCCAGCGATATGTAGAATATCTACCTAAACTCAACTATGCTATCAGAGTAGGTGAGCACTCCAATACGGCATTTGGGATGGCCTTTGCTTGGGATTATGCGGTTCATGCAAAAAATGAAGCTCTCAAGCAAGCTATTGAATCTAAAGCCATGGAGTTCTACAGCAATGATCAAAACTGTCCCATAAATTGGGAACCTAGTGGTTATGATTTTTTATCTCCATGTCTGGAAGAAGTGGACATTATGCGCCGTGTTCTTCCAGCCTCAGATTTTCATGAGTGGCTGGCGCAGTTTCTTCCGGGAATCGAAAACGGAAAACTAGATCTTGAACTAGGTGAGGTAAGCGATAGAACAGATGGTAAGTTGGTTCACATAGATGGGCTTAACTTAAGCAGGGCTTGGGTGCTTTATGGTCTTGCAAATCAATATCACCAATACGACAATCTTATTGAGATCGCAGATGAGCATATCACCTACACGTTGCCTAATCTTGTTGCAGACGATTACGAAGGCGGTCACTGGTTGGGAAGTTTTGCCATCTATGCCTTGCAAAAAGCAGGTAAAAATTGA
- a CDS encoding Nramp family divalent metal transporter, giving the protein MKRIFKNIGPATLVAAAFIGPGTITICTITGASFGYTLLWAMVLSMLATIILQEMAARLGLITGKGLSDIVRHQISSKHIKIGMIVLMISAIFVGNAAYEAGNISGGVIGLEVLSGTAWYQPLLVGCCAFALLMVGNYKVLERVLIALVVLMGISFIAVAIAIKPDYSAVLEGLFKPSFQEDQLLLILGLIGTTVVPYNLFLHASLVKEKWNNHTDLKYVRWDTIISVILGGLVSMAIIIGASGLQGQEINSPADLARSLEPVYGTFSTTIFAIGIIAAGITSAITAPLAAAYVVQGCLGWNRDLRNWRFRMVWMLVLGTGVLFASIGFKPIQVITFAQVANGLLLPIMAVILLWLVNTNILGTYKNNIFLNILALAVVLVTLFLGGKTIASVAGIL; this is encoded by the coding sequence TTGAAACGGATCTTCAAAAATATAGGACCTGCAACATTAGTTGCTGCAGCGTTTATAGGTCCAGGAACCATCACGATTTGTACTATTACTGGTGCATCCTTTGGTTATACGCTTCTTTGGGCAATGGTGTTGTCCATGCTGGCGACCATTATATTACAAGAGATGGCAGCCAGATTGGGACTTATTACGGGCAAAGGATTATCAGATATCGTACGCCATCAGATCTCGAGTAAACACATCAAAATTGGTATGATCGTATTAATGATCAGTGCGATATTTGTGGGTAATGCGGCCTATGAGGCTGGAAATATTTCTGGTGGTGTGATAGGCCTAGAAGTGCTTTCGGGTACGGCTTGGTATCAACCGCTATTAGTGGGATGCTGTGCTTTTGCGTTATTGATGGTTGGAAACTATAAAGTGCTGGAACGTGTATTAATTGCTTTGGTTGTGCTCATGGGAATATCATTTATCGCCGTGGCGATCGCCATCAAGCCAGATTATTCAGCAGTGTTGGAAGGGCTTTTTAAGCCATCGTTTCAAGAGGATCAACTGTTACTCATTTTGGGTTTGATAGGCACGACCGTCGTTCCCTATAATTTGTTCTTACACGCCTCGCTGGTAAAGGAAAAATGGAACAACCATACCGATTTGAAGTACGTTCGCTGGGACACGATTATATCGGTCATTCTTGGTGGCTTGGTGTCTATGGCGATCATCATTGGCGCATCAGGTTTGCAAGGTCAGGAGATCAATTCACCGGCAGATTTAGCCAGATCACTTGAACCTGTCTATGGTACATTTTCAACAACCATTTTTGCCATTGGGATCATCGCCGCCGGTATTACTAGTGCCATCACGGCACCGCTCGCCGCAGCCTATGTGGTCCAAGGTTGTTTGGGATGGAATAGAGATTTGAGAAACTGGCGTTTTAGAATGGTCTGGATGCTAGTGTTGGGAACAGGAGTTCTCTTTGCATCCATAGGGTTTAAGCCCATACAAGTAATCACTTTTGCCCAAGTCGCCAATGGACTGCTGCTTCCTATAATGGCAGTCATTTTGCTGTGGCTGGTCAACACCAATATTTTGGGTACCTACAAGAACAACATTTTTTTAAATATTTTGGCGCTCGCGGTAGTGCTGGTCACTTTGTTTCTAGGTGGTAAAACCATTGCAAGCGTAGCTGGAATCTTATGA
- a CDS encoding LamB/YcsF family protein — MKIIDLNCDLGEGMSNDELIMPHISSCNIACGGHAGDADSIKSSLQLAQKFNVRAGAHPSFEDRENFGRLKLDWSRARFRESVTRQLQLFTTTAADLQMKWHHIKMHGALYHATAHEESFAQWTVEWLQEFYPQKPIYSLPKSLLHDKCKEAGQPFIAEAFVDRAYLKNGSLVPRSQQEAVHETTEQALHQLISMAHHNQVTTLDGAHLELIADTYCIHGDNVKLVMQLPVLVKQLHQNQIQVAKYKA, encoded by the coding sequence ATGAAGATCATTGACCTCAATTGTGATCTGGGCGAAGGCATGAGCAATGACGAGCTCATCATGCCGCACATTTCCTCCTGCAACATCGCTTGCGGCGGTCATGCTGGTGATGCCGATAGTATAAAATCAAGTTTGCAACTCGCGCAAAAATTTAATGTCAGAGCTGGTGCACATCCATCTTTTGAGGATCGGGAAAATTTTGGTCGTTTAAAATTGGACTGGTCCAGAGCTCGCTTTCGCGAAAGCGTAACTCGTCAACTTCAGCTTTTCACAACCACGGCGGCTGATTTACAAATGAAATGGCATCATATCAAGATGCATGGAGCGCTGTATCACGCCACAGCTCATGAGGAATCCTTTGCTCAATGGACGGTTGAATGGCTTCAAGAGTTTTATCCCCAAAAGCCTATTTATAGCTTGCCCAAATCGTTGTTGCATGACAAATGCAAAGAAGCTGGCCAACCTTTTATTGCCGAGGCATTTGTGGATCGTGCTTATTTGAAAAACGGTAGTTTGGTACCTAGATCACAGCAGGAAGCCGTTCACGAGACCACAGAGCAAGCGTTGCATCAATTGATCTCTATGGCCCACCATAATCAAGTCACCACATTAGATGGTGCCCATCTGGAACTAATCGCAGATACGTATTGCATTCATGGTGATAATGTCAAACTTGTCATGCAATTGCCGGTCCTAGTTAAACAGCTGCATCAAAATCAAATTCAAGTTGCCAAATACAAAGCTTAA
- a CDS encoding 5-oxoprolinase subunit B family protein produces the protein MPNTKLKYYQVSENAIEISWPTSDGSVWLERHMMALELERFYGDQVVVNEGYFSILVVFKKPIRQYQQRLEELKSMSSNLENLQGFQGTKWQIPVLYDRDSEDLLSISKHTLLTFESIVKMHEQAIYTVEFIGFLPGFPYLSGLPEKLQIPRRKTPNPSIAPGSVAIAAGQCGVYPQTSPGGWYVLGKSPLEFFDVHREQPNLLSIGDQVKFYGINQQEYDRIKNGRLNVKEFHSE, from the coding sequence TTGCCAAATACAAAGCTTAAATATTATCAAGTAAGCGAAAACGCTATAGAGATAAGCTGGCCTACTAGCGATGGTTCGGTGTGGCTTGAACGCCATATGATGGCCTTAGAGTTAGAACGGTTCTATGGTGACCAAGTTGTTGTCAATGAAGGATATTTTAGCATCTTGGTGGTTTTCAAAAAACCAATTAGGCAATATCAACAACGACTTGAAGAACTTAAGTCAATGTCGAGCAATCTTGAAAACCTTCAGGGTTTTCAAGGCACTAAATGGCAAATTCCCGTTTTATATGATAGAGATAGCGAGGATCTTTTGTCCATAAGCAAACACACCTTGCTCACTTTTGAAAGCATTGTAAAAATGCATGAGCAAGCTATTTATACGGTAGAATTCATCGGTTTTTTGCCTGGATTTCCATACCTATCTGGTTTGCCTGAAAAGTTGCAAATCCCGCGCAGGAAAACGCCCAATCCCAGCATCGCACCTGGCAGTGTTGCCATTGCAGCAGGACAATGCGGTGTCTACCCACAAACGTCACCTGGTGGTTGGTATGTATTGGGGAAAAGTCCGTTGGAGTTTTTTGATGTGCATAGAGAACAGCCCAATTTACTGAGTATAGGTGATCAGGTTAAATTTTATGGAATCAACCAGCAGGAATATGATAGGATCAAGAACGGTCGGTTGAATGTAAAGGAGTTTCATAGTGAATAA